The DNA region GGTCGTCGCTGAGGAACACGTGGGCTGTGACCAGGATGCCACGGACCGCCTCCACGGCGGTCGCCGAGAAGGCGATCTTGGGACCATGGCCGTTGGGAGATTGAAGACCCAGCTCCTGGATGATCTCGGCGCTGTGCCGATGCGCGGTGGGCGCGAACGATCGCATCTCGCCGCTGCGATGGGGGTGGTGCGACGCCGGTCCCGACTCCGCGCCGCCGGCAGAAGACCCGGTCTTGCCTTCGATCACGATCGGCATCGAAGGGTCGACGACGCCGGCGCGCGTCAGCGGATAGAGGCCAAGAATGGCGGCGGTCGCCAGGCAGCCACCCGCCGCCAGGCGGTCAGCGGTGCGGATCTGCTCGCGGTGCAGCTCCGGAAGCGCATAGACGAAGTCATTGAGCAGGGCGGGCTGCGGATGCTCCCAGCCGTACCAGGTCGGGTAGCCGGCCCGGTCACGCAAGCGGAAGTCCGCCGAGAGGTCGATGATCGTCGGCGCCAGCGTCTGCAGCTGGTCGATTTCCTTGCTGGTCTGGCCGTGGGGCAGCGCCAGGAACAGGACATCGACCGGCTGTAGCGATTCTCGCGACTGGAACTTCAGCTCGGTCCGCCGCCGGAGATGCGGGTGCACCGTGTGTACGAACTTTCCGCCGAGGCGTTCGGACGTCACCTGCGTCACCTCGACCTCCGGATGCGACAGGAGGAGTCGAAGCAGCTCTCCGCCGGCGTAACCGGCCCCGCCGATAACCGCGGTTTTCAACGCGCCAGCTGGTTGAGCGCCGTGGTCAGCACATTGACCCCACGGGCGAAGTCCTCGAGGTCCATCGCCTCGTCCGGCGTGTGGTCGAGCTTGGAATCGCCGGGTCCATAGGCGAGCGTCGGGCAGCCCCAGACGGGGGCGAGGATGTTCATGTCAGAGGTTCCTGTCTTCATCTTGAACCGCGGCGTGCCACCAGCGTCACGGATACCTTTGAGAAAGGCTCGCACAACCGGCGTGTTCTTCTCCGCCCGAACGGCGGCATCCGCATACTCGAAGCGCAGCTCGGCGCCTTGCGCCCATTGTTCCAACTCTTGCTGAAAGGACGGCACATCGAAGTTCGGGGGCAGGCGAAACCCGACCGTCATGGCGGCGGTGTCGCGGAAACCGTCGTGGTCGGCATGGAATCGAAGGATGCGCGCGTCGAGCCGCTCGAAGGTCCCGAGCCCCTCACCCTGCGCGGCCGCATGATCCTGCACGCGGCGCACGAAGGCGGTAGCCCGATCGGCCGCACTCTCGTTGGGTCCGGCGCCATGGCCCATCGGCTGGGAGAGCCGGTAGCGGAGCTTGAGGCTGCCTTTGTAGCCGAGCGTGACGGCGTCCCACCCGCTCGGTTCGAGGATCACGAGCTGATCGGGCGCCTTCCGGTTCACGAGATGACGGGCCCCGCGCGAGCTGCCCTCTTCCTCGACGGCGCCGATGACGGTGAAGCGACAGGCGGCTCCGTCGGGTTGCCGCGCCACCGCCGTGATAGCGGCGGCCAGCGGGCCCTTGGCGTCGACTGCACCGCGGCCGAATAGCCGATTCCCCTCGCGCCGCACCGGGATGAACCCGGGGACCGTATCCATGTGTCCGAGGAGCAGCACTTCGCGCGGCCCGCTACCCCAAAAGGCGATGACGTTGCCGGCTTCGTCCCGTCTCGCGGCGAAGCCCATCGCCCGCAGCCGTGACACCAGCCACTGGCCCAGCTCGCGCTCCTGCGTGGAGACGCTCGGGATCGACACCATCTCCTCGAGCAGCTCGATGCCGGATTCGGTGACAGGCTCGGTCTGCGCGGTCAGCTCGGTGATCACGCCGGCACCGCCTCGAGCGCGCCGACCCGCAGCACGTAATCGACGATCCGGCCGGGGATGTCGACGCCGGTGGTGTCGATGCTGTTGCGGAACTCCATCGTGTAGTTGACCTCGCTCACGACCATACCGTCCGGGTGCTCGAGCAGGTCGATGGCCAGTACGCCGCCACCGACGGCGCCGGCCGCGGCGCGCGAGAGACGGTCGATCTCGGGGGTCACGGGGCAGTTGCGAGCCTGGCCGCCGCGGGCCGTGTTCGTGATCCAGTGAGACGACTCGCGGTAGATGGCGCAAATGGTCTCATCGCCGACCACGAAGCTGCGGATGTCGCGCGACGGCTTGTCGACGTACTCCTGGATGTAGAAGATCGCGTGCTGGTAGGAGCCGAGCGTGTCCTTGTGCTCGAGCAGCGCTTCGGCGGCGTCGCGGTCCGAGATCTTTGCCAGCAATCGCCCCCAGGAGCCGACCGCCGGCTTGAGCACGACGGGATAGCCCAGCGTCTCGATCGCCTCGAGCGCCGATTCGGGCGTGAAGGCGATCAGCGTGCGAGGGCTGGGAACGCCGGCGGCGATCAGCGACGTGGTGGTGTTGATCTTGTCGCCGCAGGTCAGCGCCACCTCGTAGGTGTTGACCGTCGGCACGCCCCACTGGTTGAGGATGCGCAGCGAGTAGAGCGCCCGCGAGTGGTGTAGGCAGCGCTCGAGCACCACGTCGAAGTGCCTCGGCTGCGCCGCCAGGTCGAAGACCAGCTCCCGGTCGTCGATCTTCTCGATCTCCAGATGACGGCGGGCGAAGCCCTCGAAGAGCAGTTTCTCCTCGGCACGGATGCGGGAGCACAGAACGCCGATTCTCACGTCACTCGCCCCAGTCTTCCTCTTCCTCGGGCGCCAGGCGGAGCTCGGCCGGGTCCCGCTCGACCACTTCCAGCTCCGCGCCGCAGTCGCTGCAGGGTACGATCTCGCCCTTCTCGACGTCCGCCGCGAGCTTGACATCGGCCGCGCACTCCGGACACTTCGCGGTTACTGCAGTTGCCATTTACGACACCTCCTCGATCGCGGCCCAGCCGCGTGTTTTGATCAGGTCGATCAGCGTCCCGGCTTCCATGATGGCGACCGCCACCGGCCCGGGTGTTTCCCCCTGGAATATCTTGCCACCGACATCAATGCCGCCGGAACGGATGTCGATCGAGACCGGGTCGCCGTCCTGGACCGCGTCGTAGACCGAATCGCACTGGATCACCGGCAGGCCAATGTTGATCGCGTTCCGGTAGAAGATCCGCGCGAAGCTGCGCGCCACGACCGCCTGGACGCCGGCCGCTTTGATCGCCATCGGGGCATGCTCGCGCGAGCTGCCGCACCCGAAGTTGCGGCCGCCGACGATGACGTCGCC from Candidatus Dormiibacterota bacterium includes:
- the argC gene encoding N-acetyl-gamma-glutamyl-phosphate reductase, which codes for MKTAVIGGAGYAGGELLRLLLSHPEVEVTQVTSERLGGKFVHTVHPHLRRRTELKFQSRESLQPVDVLFLALPHGQTSKEIDQLQTLAPTIIDLSADFRLRDRAGYPTWYGWEHPQPALLNDFVYALPELHREQIRTADRLAAGGCLATAAILGLYPLTRAGVVDPSMPIVIEGKTGSSAGGAESGPASHHPHRSGEMRSFAPTAHRHSAEIIQELGLQSPNGHGPKIAFSATAVEAVRGILVTAHVFLSDDLTEKDLWKIYRAAYADEPFMRIIKESQGIHRYPNPKILSGTNYCDVGFERDPHSRRVVVMSALDNLMKGAAGQAVQALNIRFGWDERTGLDFPGLYPI
- a CDS encoding [LysW]-lysine hydrolase; the encoded protein is MITELTAQTEPVTESGIELLEEMVSIPSVSTQERELGQWLVSRLRAMGFAARRDEAGNVIAFWGSGPREVLLLGHMDTVPGFIPVRREGNRLFGRGAVDAKGPLAAAITAVARQPDGAACRFTVIGAVEEEGSSRGARHLVNRKAPDQLVILEPSGWDAVTLGYKGSLKLRYRLSQPMGHGAGPNESAADRATAFVRRVQDHAAAQGEGLGTFERLDARILRFHADHDGFRDTAAMTVGFRLPPNFDVPSFQQELEQWAQGAELRFEYADAAVRAEKNTPVVRAFLKGIRDAGGTPRFKMKTGTSDMNILAPVWGCPTLAYGPGDSKLDHTPDEAMDLEDFARGVNVLTTALNQLAR
- the lysX gene encoding lysine biosynthesis protein LysX — encoded protein: MRIGVLCSRIRAEEKLLFEGFARRHLEIEKIDDRELVFDLAAQPRHFDVVLERCLHHSRALYSLRILNQWGVPTVNTYEVALTCGDKINTTTSLIAAGVPSPRTLIAFTPESALEAIETLGYPVVLKPAVGSWGRLLAKISDRDAAEALLEHKDTLGSYQHAIFYIQEYVDKPSRDIRSFVVGDETICAIYRESSHWITNTARGGQARNCPVTPEIDRLSRAAAGAVGGGVLAIDLLEHPDGMVVSEVNYTMEFRNSIDTTGVDIPGRIVDYVLRVGALEAVPA
- the lysW gene encoding lysine biosynthesis protein LysW; translated protein: MATAVTAKCPECAADVKLAADVEKGEIVPCSDCGAELEVVERDPAELRLAPEEEEDWGE
- a CDS encoding 3-isopropylmalate dehydratase small subunit encodes the protein MARVFKFGDGISTDAIIPGRYNVTTDPAALGKACFIEARPDFAGSVQAGDVIVGGRNFGCGSSREHAPMAIKAAGVQAVVARSFARIFYRNAINIGLPVIQCDSVYDAVQDGDPVSIDIRSGGIDVGGKIFQGETPGPVAVAIMEAGTLIDLIKTRGWAAIEEVS